A stretch of Castanea sativa cultivar Marrone di Chiusa Pesio chromosome 2, ASM4071231v1 DNA encodes these proteins:
- the LOC142625558 gene encoding large ribosomal subunit protein uL24z, producing MKYNPRVTSSRRKNRKAHFTAPSSVRRVLMSAPLSTDLRSKHNVRSMPVRKDDEVQVVRGTYKGREGKVVQVYRRKWVIHIERITREKVNGSTVNVGINPSKVVITKLRLDKDRKSLLDRKAKGRAAADKEKGTKFTAEDVMQNVD from the coding sequence aTGAAGTACAACCCAAGAGTAACGAGCTCACGGCGCAAGAACCGTAAGGCCCACTTCACAGCTCCGTCGAGCGTGAGGCGCGTGCTGATGAGCGCGCCTCTGTCCACCGACCTGAGGAGCAAGCACAACGTGAGGTCCATGCCGGTTAGGAAAGACGACGAGGTCCAGGTCGTGCGCGGCACCTACAAGGGCCGCGAGGGCAAGGTTGTCCAGGTGTACCGTCGCAAATGGGTCATCCACATCGAGCGGATCACCCGCGAGAAGGTCAACGGGTCGACGGTCAACGTCGGAATCAACCCCTCCAAGGTTGTCATCACCAAGCTCCGCCTCGACAAGGACCGTAAGTCTCTTCTCGATCGCAAGGCTAAGGGTCGCGCCGCCGCCGACAAGGAAAAGGGTACCAAGTTCACTGCGGAGGATGTCATGCAGAACGTTGAttaa